In Solanum lycopersicum chromosome 3, SLM_r2.1, the genomic stretch ttttttcctctttagTTAAGAGGTTTTAGGTTTATGCCTAAGAATACTTTCTTGTGTTAATATGTTCATATAATATGACAAGATAAATAAAATCTTTCGCCGTTAACTAAAGATTAGATTTGTATCTTGAGTTGATAAAGAGTTCCTATTTTATTCATGCGTcctatataatacaaatataaattgcTCAAGTTAGTAAGatataataaagtaaatgaaattcttaattaaaaatctcaaatccatacgctaaaaaaaaatctttaataaaaattctttttttttcaaaacattgtatattgtataaattttaaattaattaaatcaataaatatcgaactcaagaaaaaaaaaaggtccaTTTACTTATCTGCCAACAACTTCCTCTATATAAAGCTGCTGATATatatcttaattaaaaaaaaaagtgaaagtgAAAGCTTTTAAAGAatcttagaaaaaaaaatctattgatAAGTCTGAggattaattatattttaatttaccaTATGGAAGTGGACAAGATTTATATATGCAGATCCATAAGAAGATATATATGAGATTTTTCTAAGTTAAAGTAATCaaaagataattataattaaaagtaaatCCTCATGTGttctatttactattttactaGAAGAAATGACAAGTTGTTCCAATATGAATTAacgtttataattttttttaatgatacatCCTATcttattttttctcataaacccgagtttgaatatgttttttaattCGAAAGTCTATCAGAAAACGTCTCTCTGTCCTCACAAAATAGATGTAAGATGtgtatattctatttatttatttatttatcgtaTTGTATTGTCAAACTTATTTGTAATgacaaattatttcattttatgtgacaatCAATTTAGTGTCTGTTTTCTCTCATCTTGTTAATACTATTACTTATGTGTCATGACGTAACGAAAAAAATCATCTATCTCTTTCACAAATACGATACGATATgagataatttaaatttattagtgaAGCTTATTATTATATAACGACGAAAATGTTCATTTCATGTGAACGGTTGACTTGAATACCAAGCAAAGTAAAACAACTGAGGTCCAGCCAAACCTCTCACTCTAAGTGATCATTTCCTCCTATATAACCACCCTTTTCCCCCTCCGCCTCCTCCATCCACCATCGCAAGCATGGAGGCGAAATGCACTCAACCACCCTCCTCCGCCACGATAATCAGACGAACCACCAGCACCAACAGAAGTGGTTCCGGAAACGGAACCATCATTCTCGGCAAGTACCAACTTGGCCGTCTATTAGGCCGTGGTAGCTTTGCTAAAGTCTACCACGGCCTTTGTTTAGACGATAACACAAATATCGCCATCAAGGTTATCGATAAAAAATCGATCATTGGCACGGATGTCTCAATGGAGCCCCGAATCCTACGTGAAATCTCCGCCATGTCCTGTCTTAATCATCCCAACATAATAAAACTCCATGAAGTAATGGCTACAAAATCCAAAATCTATCTTGTCATGGAGATCGCCTGCAGAGGCGATCTCCATGCCAAGCTAATCCGTCATGGACGGTTTTCTGAGTCCACCGCTCGTTTCTACTTCCACCAATTAGTCTCCGCTCTCCATTACTGCCATCAAAATGGCGTTACTCACCGCGACATCAAACCTCAAAACATTCTTCTTGATCAAAATAACAACATCAAAATCTCCGATTTCGGGCTCTCCGCCTTGCCTGAACAGCTGAAAAACAGTCTCCTTCATACAGCTTGCGGTACACCAGGTTATACAGCTCCAGAGGTAGCTTACGGAAAGGGATACAATGGCGAAAAGGCGGATTCATGGTCTTGTGGGGTAATTCTATTTGCATTTCTATCTGGATATATTCCATTTGATTCTGGCAATTTATCAAACATGTACCGTGCAATACACAGTCGCGATTTTCGATTCCCTAATTGGGTTTCGAAATCAGCTCGGAGTGTGATCAACAAGTTACTCGATCCAAATCCGAGTACTAGATTAAGTATTGAGCAACTAATGAACCTTTCCTGGTTTAAGAAATCGAATCAACAACAAAGATCAAGCAATTGTGTGTTCGAGAAGAATCGTACAAATTTGGGCGGGATAAATGCATTTGACATAATATCAATGTCATCAGGGTTGAATTTATCGAGGTTATTCGAGAGCGATTTGATCAATAGAGAGATGAAGTTCACGACGAATGCTCGAATCGAGGAGGTTGAAGAGAAGGTGGTGAAAATTGGAGAAGGAGGAGGGTATAGAGTTGAAAGAGGGAAAGGAAGGGTAATTGAGTTGGTTAAAGGGAGAGTTGTTTTAATGGTGGAAATTTTGGAGGTGGCAATGGAGTTATTGTTGGTTGAAGTTAAGGTTGTTAATAATGGAGGATTGGAATTTGATGATTCTCAATGGGAGGATTTGAAATTTGGGATGAAGGATATTTGTTAGTTTTATGCTCGTAACGAAGTTTACTGATTTGATTAATCCGAATTCATCTTACGTTTAcaaaaatgaaatgataaattcaACTCACGTTGGGTATACTAAGTGGAGAAGTGAGCTTCCTACAAGTTCTTGTTTCTTCATTCTTAGAGTTTGAAATCATCCATTATAGTAAGAGGTATTTCTTACGAGTTCCTCTCTCTATATAGTAGGAAATgtttcttattaattttttcattcttcgAGCTTAATATCGATCTATTATATTGGAAAGAGCTTATGACGTTCTTTATTTGAAAGTCTTGATGTTCAATCAATGTGGAAGACGCTTCTCATTTAGAGTTTGTTATGTATAGCCATCTCTAATATTTTTGAATGTATAGGCATGTTGTTCTTGTTGATtgttaagattatttttttttgtttttgaataatattttgtaaataaaatcCTCTTTTTGATTTTTAGTTGCAAATATATTTTCACTAGTTCCTTTATATAAGAAATGAGTATGTTAATTTGATATGTGACTTTAGGCTGGAACAAAGATATGTTTGAAACTATGAAATCAATCTTGAtcgttaattatttttttagttaatttaaaatatgttgaattgataaatagaaaaattattaatctgCTCAAATTTAAGGATTCATATTTTCTTAAGATATTATTGGTCTACTTACTATAATTTACATCAAATTATGTCAATTTATCATACTTAAAAGTGATTTGATGAAGGGTAAGAACACAAATTAATCATGATAAAGcgatataaaaatatataaacacatataattatttattgagTTGATATAAACATCAAGTGTGTAtgactttctttttattatatagaaaatttaaaataaaaacacttTAACTTTTTACTTTTGGTCAAAAGAGTATATGTAAGTGTTTAGTCTCTATGAGATAAAAAACTTTGTTTAAACTCAATCTTTACACCTAGTTAAAAGTATTTGTGATAATCTTTATATTTCAAGAAGAATTAGGTATTAGAGGTTACTATACGATTTGCACAttataattttcaattgattGGGATTCAATCCACTCACTTTATCCAAATCAACAACCATTACTGCGATCATTTATTCCTATCAATTACCACTAGCACAATCATCGCCGCAATTGATAGATCTTTATTGTCATTAAAATAGTATCAACGTGGTTAGATATTatactaaagaaaataacaaaaagagaaGCCGTCTTAGCTCAGTGGTAGAGCGCGTGGCTTTTAACCACgtggtcgtgggttcgatccccacagACGGCGACTTCTATTTTGAGactttttactatttatttattttattggcttaaagaagaataaaagaaaaaattaatcattttgtttatgttccaattatattaataaactCTACCACTAGAAGCTGCTACACAATTACGAAATTCTTTGATACGTGGAATAAGGAtaataatctcaaaataaaaCTTTGAACTTAACTTTATTTCATGATTGGTTTGAAATATTAGCTAATCACGAGATTATTTTATTCCATTATTTGTACTAAAAGATTGAGATATTCTTACTTATCTTACCAAACAACTCGTATACTAATCATTTACCATCAATATTTAAACAAGGATTCCATATTAATAACCCATACATTTTTTACTTGATTCACATCATTAATAAGTATATCATGACacaaggatttttttttttaaatattagaattaGATAAAAAGAGATCAATTTAGTAAATTGTGATGTACAATAAATCATTCTGACTAGTGACTGATTGTGGAAGAGTCGAGTCTTTAAAAAGGAAACGATCTCTTATGACCACTTACAATTTAAATAGGAAAAAACGACCCCACGAACCTCATGTCctgtgtttattttttactgATCTGCTGTGAAAAGGGTCATATATGGACTACGAAACCAAATCTCCCGTCTTCAAGTTGGATTGTGACTTTTGGTGAAGACATGAGTCTATTTGCAGTGCTTCTTAAACCACACTCCAATGTTTAGAAAGCTTTCAAAATCAGATTGTGGTCTGCAAAACAGATGTGTATGTGTAAGTTCACAACATTAAAGTGAAGTAAAATCTTATGTTACTCGGACGCTTCAAAAAACACTGCTGGTTCCGTGTCAGATCTTCCAAAAGTCAGTGCACTTTTGGATCATCCGCGCGGATTCAACATCATTGTGAAGATTCCGAGCAACATAGCATGTGACCAGTTTACCTATCAAGTGCATGAGTGTCCTCAGGGAACATGATCACTTTAACTTCCACTCCTCCTTTCTCCTTCAACGCACGTGCATACTGCACACAATAAGAGTGAAAGGCATACACTTTCTTGAGTTATAAATCGTAGTGAAATAAAACCACAAGTTAAAACGTCATTAGTCAATAAGCTGGGACATATAGTAATGTAATGGTTCCATTAGAACCATATTGGCATTATTGGTGTATACACAATAAGTAACCCGCTTTCATCTCACAGATTTATGTGGTTCATTGATTCATATTGCCGATTGACGTTGGCAGACATAACATTTTTGGTCCACAGATGATTGGCTACTACAGTTCATTAGTAGATACAAAGCTTGAAGACTGCCTTACAAATAGAGCCAACAATTAGACTCCACAAAAAACATCGTTGTGCTTTGGATGGATCCGtatttctttcacttttttcaTTGTTTATGGATGGATGCATAGTTGTTCAAAGAGAATCAAAAGGTAAGTATAGACTATGTATCAACAGACATACATAACCAATAAAAGGTGCAACTAGGAAAAatgatatggaatcatgatGGATATTCATAACTGTGAACTTGCTCATACCGTTTGCATTTAAGAATGAAAACTTGTgttaaacaaacaaaacaagaaacaagaaCGATAATAGATTATAAGAAATCTCACTTGCAATCCAGTAGACATCGGTACACGGAGGTCCTTAGCACCTAGCAAGAAAAGTGTAGGAGTTCTGACCTGCAAAGTTGGCAAACATAAGATGCTAGAGATGCATTCCTAATAGATTCACACGTCTAACAGTCATCCTTTATAACAACATTTCACTACCCAGGGCATGTtatgttctaatttttttttataaactggTGTCCGGGCCAACTTTCGCACACCTTGACTAATTCCATGTGATACCTGTCACCTCCTACCAACAACAGGTATCAggtaatgttatgttatgttatatgttTGCTATAAGAGCAGTTCTCTATAACAGCCAAAAAATATCCGGACAAATGACACCATTATACAGAGGTTTGATTGTAACAGGATCTGTGATCCTTGAAATCTAGCATGACTTATAACTTCAGTCTATTCTGCAATTTAAAAATAGGCCTTTCGAGAGAACCAACAGAAAGACATATTGCTTAAAATGGAATGACTGTCGAATCCGGATTTAATAGAGGCGCATACCTTAGAGACGTGTAAAATTGGTGATTTTCTGTAAAAGGCGTCAAGGTGTTCAGATGAAGTAGCCTCtgtaaaatttgtttttccATTTTCTCCAAATGTCTCTGCGTAGCACCAATCAGGTATATCCGATGTACCGACCATCAAAGCGAGGTTGCAGACAGGGTTCCTTGCAACTGCTGCTGCAAACTTATCTGGTGCCTGCAGAAATAGTAGCAGAACTGTCAAGCAATAGTCGGTAAGAAAGACAAGCTTGTCCAGCTTTCCTTATTAAGGCCCACAAATGTTTGTTGAAAGGTTGAGAAAAATGGGTACATAGGAACCATAAAGACGGTGGCATATAAGGAAATTGGTAGACCTGGCCAATCAAATGAGTTGTCAAAAATCCACCATGGGAACCACCGACCACAGATATTTTAGATGGATCCGCAAGTCCCTTTTCAATGACATGATCTAGAGCAGCAAGCACATCATTAACATCCTGCAGATTAGgggaaaaaaaaggaagaacactattaGGTTCCGAATGCTTAATAGGATTATTATGAAAAAGAAGGAATTGTATTTCATATAACAAAACCATTCAAGCCTAAACAAAACTAAGGAAAAAATCTTTTCAAgggaaagaaaacaaaaagaccGCAATCAAGTACCTGTGATCCAATTTTCCCAGGAAGAGATTGTACTGCTTCCTCACCAAAACCCAAGGAGCCTCTGTGAGAaggagattaaaaaaaaaagtgcttAATCAGAATTCAAAGCAATTACTGCTCctaacccaaaaaatgaaatacagCAAACGAGATATTCAGAGAttttatatctatatctatatatatatatatatatatatatatatatatatatattaggatatccaatatatatatatgacctATAATATTAGTGTAGCATCTCATATACACAACTAGTATTCACAGTTGGCGTTATATTTCAATAACCATTTGATTTAACAGAGGCATGGAGAAAGAAGTCAGTTATGTTGGTTACCTGTAATTTACAATCAACAAGCTATAACCAAGTGAAGAAAGGAAAGCCAAGGACTTTGAGAAGCTTGACAATGAAACAGAATGAGGACCCCCGTGAAGGACTACAATCAGCGGATCACACACGTTACGACTCTGAGTCTTGGAGGATACAAAGATAGCCTCATACGGCTTGCTGGCACCTAGCAAAAATAAAACTCATTGAATATTATAGTAGAAACAGCAGAGATTAGTAATCTAAAAGGATTCAAGCATCTATTGATCTGCAGATAGCATAAGAGGTCACAATCATGTGTTGATCCATGAATTTATAGAACTTCCCTCAAAGCTCAACGGGGTTCTTACCTTTAGTAAGGTTCTCAGAGATATCCCTGACAGGAATCTTCAAAATACTAAATTGGCGCGAAGACAGCAAAGATATAACCTGTGAGCATTGTTGGGAACATTCAAATTTCAGAAAAGCCTTTCTAACAAGAAAATGCCAAACAGAACAAACTAAGATGGAATTATaataaaggaaaacaaaagaaacaatGGAAAACAGACTGACCTTTTCAGAGCATCTAGATATGGGGCTTGAAATATCTAACCAACTCCATGAGGTCTCCGCGGAGGCCTTACGAGCAAGGGAACCATACTTGATTGCAGGAACATCAACGGGACTACTACAAACTTTAACCGgaaaaaaatgccaaattcttTGATTAATGGGAATACTATTATAGAAACCAATATGAAGTATACTATTATAGGAACCAATATGAAGTAAAGTAGGAACACTTATTCCTACCAGCTATGATGTTGTCACCATCTAGTGCAAGCATATTCCATGAGAAGTTAGAGTCTCCAGGGCTGATCCGGGATATGTTTCCactattatttttgataaagacAAATTTCACTACTATTAACTCATTGGTACAGAAAAAGAATTCATGCTTGAGCAGCAAAATATTTGCTTACCTTATCACATTTACTGAAATTATTACTTGTGTGCTGCCCCAGATAGAAGATAAAATCATAGTATATCCATCAGAAAGCCAAGGTCTACTAAGAACACTGAAGCAGTAAAGGCCAGGGAAGCAACCATCTTCAGGACACATCACAATAGGAACCTGCAGTTGCCACTTACAGCATGAACAGGTGTGCTGACTGTAGGATAAAGCTTGGAATCAATACAACAACACACACAGTGTAGTCCCACAATGTGCAAtctggggagggtagagtgtacgcaAACCCTACCCCTACCTCAGAGTTAGAGGGGCGGTTGCCGATAGACCAACCCTTGGCTCAAAAGCTCAGTATCAATCAAAAAGTAGATAGTACTTCTAAAATGGCTAATAATATCTAGCCTCAAAGTGCTGATGCAAGTAATCAGAATCACAAAAAGGAGTCTACCACATCAACAATTGTAGCATCTGGAGTTGGCTTTCCGCTGAATGACCAATCAATCTTATGAAGTGAATCAGTTGCAGAATGTGCCCAAGAATCTACTGAACTTCTAGCagacaaaaaaataagcaaTTTTCCGTCCGGGCTGCATGTTTTTTGAAAAGACTAGTTAGTTccattttatcaaacaaactAGCCACATCAATTAAAAGACACCAGAAGATGCAAGATTCCTCAGGGAACCAACTAATGTTATTCAAATGTCATCGTATAAGAAGGAATTAGGGGAATGAATTCTTCATAAACACATTTCCTCTTCCCTTTTTCTCTCCTTATTATTCTGGGGACCAGGGGAGGGAGTTGGTCAGACAAGTAATTCAAGACAAACCTGAAACGAGGAAAGAAAGCACTACTAATGCTTTGTGTCAGCTTAATTGGAGAAACATCTTTGGCTGCATTAGTTCTGAAATTGACAAAAAGTCAATTGAGACTACAAAAACAGCATAAATCAAATATAAGGgaattctccaaaaaataaGTCCCCTAGGTACTACATTCATGCAGTAACAAATGTAGTTAATCCACAACATGTTCGTTCTGACAACTAGCAAGTTACTTACCCAGATTGATGGACCTCTACCTTTGAAAATGGAGCTTTAACAGCATACAGGGCACAAGGCCTGTTATAGCAATATTTTATACCCAACTTCCTATTATCTGATGGCCACCCGACAAAAACCAGATATTGTTCAAGGCCTTCACGGGATGGAGCCCATACAACTTGTCCAACACTCAGTGACTTCCCGATTCCTTCAACAGGACGTACTACTCCACTgcacaaatttatatttagggTTTCTATCCAAGACATCAGAACTAGATCGTCTTACCAGTCTGATATGAGAAAATATAGTAAATTTTCAAACCTGTTGACGTCAATGATGAAAAGAGCAGGTTGTCTTTTTCCAGCATAGGTTTCCCCCCACTCCTCTTCCCAGTCCCCTTGACCTTTCCAGCTCCCACATTCCTTATCTGTAGAATTATCTTTCTTATAACCAAAAGTAGTAAATGTGGGCTTCGAGGGAGCCGGCTCCTCAGCAACATAAGCAATAAGAGTTTCATCACTGTTCCATGATATTCCCTCAAACCTGCATTTTCAAATAGTAACACACATTGAGTCTATGAATAGGGATGTGAAGTGATGTTTAGTTCATATAATAACACTACCATCCATCTGAATATACAGAGCCGTGGACAGAAGCAGGAACATAAAACTCCTTTTCCACCAAAGATGAACCCCAAATTTCAAACTTGGTCGGAGAATCATTTTCAGGATTTCTAACTACAAGAAGCTTTGAACCTGAAGGTGATGGAATCATCATAGACACATTGGACATCTCAATAGGGAATGCAGCCCATTGAAAGCTTACAGCATTTGTGCTTTCTTTTGAAATATGACAAGGTAATATGTATCTCCTCTTCTTGTTGGCTAGGAGATTTGGTTGGCTTATCGAGAACATACCTTGGGAACCTTGAAAGGTAGAAAAAGGGTTACAAACTAACAGCAGTTAAAGAATAAGCATAATATATTAAGCGGGAAGGCAAGAATTTAATTAGTACTGCGCAATTCTTTATTCTCCAGGTAAGATTAACTATAGTTTATCTACCATAAAAAAGAGAATAGAGAAGTAAAGAAATCGTACCACCGTCAGATGTGAAAGTCCATGCCTTGTCAATGTTGGGGATACTAGTGAAATCTTGGAGCAAACTAGATTGAGAAAAGTATTCTTCCTCTAAACTTGCATCCAAACCCAAAGGAAATTCTTTAGGAGAGCTGGCTCCCACACAATCCATTTTGGAAAAAACTGAGAAACTCTGTCTAGtaatcaaacacaaaaaaagaagaCCAATTAATATAGAGAACTTCACAAGGATCAAGGAAATGTTAGTTTCCAATCAACAAAACATCATCAGGAAACTGTAGACCCCCCTCTCTAACTCTCCCCAGCTCTGATATATACAGGACAAGGAAGTCTAATAGTGATGGACACATTTTTTTCCGTCTTGAGTGCTTACAGAATGAAATGACAAGATGGAGATCAGTGACAAAGAAACAAACAAACAGGCGTTTGTACTTCATTAATGAAAGTAGAAACTCAAACAACGAATCACTAAATACTACatcattttgatttttctactaCTCATTGGAAAAATGGAACTTCcgctttttgtttttctttctttttatgaaaaaaaaggaaTCTTTTTCCAGGTAATGTACAACTTGATTCAAGTAAAAATATGCTCTTTTCAGAATCATTCACAAGAAAACATTTGCTCCAAGTTTCGATTCAGTAATCTCCCTTCCCACCCCCACCCCTCACTGTAAAAAAGAATCAGATAGTTATGCAAAATGAAAACTTGCTAAATGGTATCTGAAATTCTGAATGTAATCAAGACAGAATCAGTATTATACAAAGATTAGAGCAAATATTAGCATAATCAAGATAGACAAAAAAGAGAACCTacattttctcctttctttttcaacacttaTCCGAGTACAACTCAACCTTTGCAAATTGCACCATATGacacaaaatacataaaaatccaAGATAAGCTGAGGAAATGGTATAAaatcaacaagaagaaaacccCACACCATCAAATAAAGAATCAGTTAGTTCTGCAAAATGAAAATTGCTAAATGCAATCTGAAGTAACTATATGTAATCAAAACACAATCAGTACAACTAAACGaagatttaaacaaatattAGCAAAATCAAGAtagatagaaataaaatttacttgGTGAGCCAAAAGGGTCTGCAGGAAATAGGCCTGTGCTGCTTGAGAAGTCGAGTTTCAGACGAAAGTGGGGGGAATCGATGAGAGTGCAGCAGAACTGATACGATTGAGTGAGTGCGTATTGCAGCTAAGGGAGAAAGTATATTAGTCATACTCCacaaatgttatattttttaattagattggctctttttctttttttaatttaaagttttttgCCCCAAACATCACCTAATTTGTCCGGTTTCCATCGAAAACTAAACACTTTAATTCGTTCTCCTTATATTTTATAGACCTTcgttattgatataaaataaatagatccatttttataaatagttttgaatatgtcttattattCATTGATCAAATTTATTAATCGAATTTATTGAATTCAATTTTATGAGGAGTGTTGATtcattcaaaaaatttctttttactttaaaaaaatatttattgatcataatttatagCTTAGTTTcgatcaatttttttgaaagccAAAATTACTATTCCCTTAGCCCCCGCCTCCATCTCATATTACTTgaatacatttaaaaagaaaattaattctaaagataatataaaaaaaatttaattaatattttcttaattcagTGAGGTGGTTAACAAATagtatgaaataattttttttttatataataattaactaatatagctcggatgaaatatttattttagaaaattaacttgttttaatcattttttttgtttaaaattaagtACTTTGAGTAACCCTTTTTATAACTACGAAACTCCAAAAGTGCACATTTTGGGGAAAATTCCCATTTTCCGTTCCTCTTAAAGCTCAATAAACCTATACGCCGGCAAACTCCGGCATGGCGGACAACCCACCGGAGGTATATGCTGCCGATGATTTTCTCGAGCAAATTCTGGCGATTCCCTCTTATGCTAGCCTGCCGGTAACTGATTTAACCGCCGGTGCCTCATCGGAGAATTCAACATCTGGTGTCTCTCAGCTCCAGCAGCAGCCGTTGTTCCCATTGGGGTTAAGTTTGGATAATGGCTTTGCTGACGCCAACAACACTGGAGG encodes the following:
- the LOC101258333 gene encoding CBL-interacting serine/threonine-protein kinase 7, which codes for MEAKCTQPPSSATIIRRTTSTNRSGSGNGTIILGKYQLGRLLGRGSFAKVYHGLCLDDNTNIAIKVIDKKSIIGTDVSMEPRILREISAMSCLNHPNIIKLHEVMATKSKIYLVMEIACRGDLHAKLIRHGRFSESTARFYFHQLVSALHYCHQNGVTHRDIKPQNILLDQNNNIKISDFGLSALPEQLKNSLLHTACGTPGYTAPEVAYGKGYNGEKADSWSCGVILFAFLSGYIPFDSGNLSNMYRAIHSRDFRFPNWVSKSARSVINKLLDPNPSTRLSIEQLMNLSWFKKSNQQQRSSNCVFEKNRTNLGGINAFDIISMSSGLNLSRLFESDLINREMKFTTNARIEEVEEKVVKIGEGGGYRVERGKGRVIELVKGRVVLMVEILEVAMELLLVEVKVVNNGGLEFDDSQWEDLKFGMKDIC
- the LOC101258623 gene encoding acylamino-acid-releasing enzyme isoform X2 — its product is MDCVGASSPKEFPLGLDASLEEEYFSQSSLLQDFTSIPNIDKAWTFTSDGGSQGMFSISQPNLLANKKRRYILPCHISKESTNAVSFQWAAFPIEMSNVSMMIPSPSGSKLLVVRNPENDSPTKFEIWGSSLVEKEFYVPASVHGSVYSDGWFEGISWNSDETLIAYVAEEPAPSKPTFTTFGYKKDNSTDKECGSWKGQGDWEEEWGETYAGKRQPALFIIDVNSGVVRPVEGIGKSLSVGQVVWAPSREGLEQYLVFVGWPSDNRKLGIKYCYNRPCALYAVKAPFSKVEVHQSGTNAAKDVSPIKLTQSISSAFFPRFSPDGKLLIFLSARSSVDSWAHSATDSLHKIDWSFSGKPTPDATIVDVVPIVMCPEDGCFPGLYCFSVLSRPWLSDGYTMILSSIWGSTQVIISVNVISGNISRISPGDSNFSWNMLALDGDNIIAVCSSPVDVPAIKYGSLARKASAETSWSWLDISSPISRCSEKVISLLSSRQFSILKIPVRDISENLTKGASKPYEAIFVSSKTQSRNVCDPLIVVLHGGPHSVSLSSFSKSLAFLSSLGYSLLIVNYRGSLGFGEEAVQSLPGKIGSQDVNDVLAALDHVIEKGLADPSKISVVGGSHGGFLTTHLIGQAPDKFAAAVARNPVCNLALMVGTSDIPDWCYAETFGENGKTNFTEATSSEHLDAFYRKSPILHVSKVRTPTLFLLGAKDLRVPMSTGLQYARALKEKGGVEVKVIMFPEDTHALDRPQSDFESFLNIGVWFKKHCK
- the LOC101258623 gene encoding acylamino-acid-releasing enzyme isoform X1; the encoded protein is MTNILSPLAAIRTHSIVSVLLHSHRFPPLSSETRLLKQHRPISCRPFWLTKQSFSVFSKMDCVGASSPKEFPLGLDASLEEEYFSQSSLLQDFTSIPNIDKAWTFTSDGGSQGMFSISQPNLLANKKRRYILPCHISKESTNAVSFQWAAFPIEMSNVSMMIPSPSGSKLLVVRNPENDSPTKFEIWGSSLVEKEFYVPASVHGSVYSDGWFEGISWNSDETLIAYVAEEPAPSKPTFTTFGYKKDNSTDKECGSWKGQGDWEEEWGETYAGKRQPALFIIDVNSGVVRPVEGIGKSLSVGQVVWAPSREGLEQYLVFVGWPSDNRKLGIKYCYNRPCALYAVKAPFSKVEVHQSGTNAAKDVSPIKLTQSISSAFFPRFSPDGKLLIFLSARSSVDSWAHSATDSLHKIDWSFSGKPTPDATIVDVVPIVMCPEDGCFPGLYCFSVLSRPWLSDGYTMILSSIWGSTQVIISVNVISGNISRISPGDSNFSWNMLALDGDNIIAVCSSPVDVPAIKYGSLARKASAETSWSWLDISSPISRCSEKVISLLSSRQFSILKIPVRDISENLTKGASKPYEAIFVSSKTQSRNVCDPLIVVLHGGPHSVSLSSFSKSLAFLSSLGYSLLIVNYRGSLGFGEEAVQSLPGKIGSQDVNDVLAALDHVIEKGLADPSKISVVGGSHGGFLTTHLIGQAPDKFAAAVARNPVCNLALMVGTSDIPDWCYAETFGENGKTNFTEATSSEHLDAFYRKSPILHVSKVRTPTLFLLGAKDLRVPMSTGLQYARALKEKGGVEVKVIMFPEDTHALDRPQSDFESFLNIGVWFKKHCK